From the genome of Faecalibacterium prausnitzii:
TTTGCGCGCTGCTCAGCCAGCGGGAGCGTGTCCAGCATCCCGTGGGAGGCCAGCGTCAGGATGACGACCTGCTCGGCATCGGACTTGGGCTGATAGAGCGGCTGCTTGAGCATCTCGGTCAGGGCCTTGCCGTGTTCCAGCTGACGGCGGGTCTCGGCGTCCAGGTCTGAGCTGAACTGCGCGAAAGACTCCATATCCTTGTACTGGGCCAGCTCGATGCGCAGGTTGGAGTTGGCCTTCTTCATGGCCTTGGTCTGGGCTGCGCCGCCGACACGGGACACCGACAGGCCGACGTTGACGGCCGGGCGGTTGCCTGCGTTGAACAGGGCGCTCTCCAGGAAGATCTGACCATCGGTGATGGAAATGACGTTGGTGGGGATGTAAGCGGAAACGTCGCCCGCCTGGGTCTCGACGATGGGCAGGGCGGTGATGGAGCCGCCGCCCAGGTCGTCGCGCATCCGGCAGGAGCGCTCCAACAGACGGGAGTGCAGATAGAAGACGTCGCCGGGGTATGCCTCACGGCCCGGAGAACGGCGCAGCAGCAGCGAGATGGCGCGGTACGCCACAGCGTGCTTGGACAGGTCGTCGTAGACGATCAGCACGCTCTTGCCTTTGTCCATGAAATACTCGGCCAGTGCGGTGCCCGCATAGGGCGCGATATACTGCAAAGGAGCGCTGTCGGATGCCGTTGCGGCCACGATGGTGGTGTAGCTCATGGCACCGTGCTTCTTCAGATCCTCGGCCACGCGGGCGATGGAGGAAGCCTTCTGGCCGATGGCGACATAGATGCACAGCACCCCGGTGTCCTTCTGGTTCAGGATGGCATCGGTGGCGATGGAGGTCTTGCCGGTCTGGCGGTCGCCGATGATCAGCTCACGCTGACCGCGGCCGATGGGGAACATGGAGTCGATGGCGAGGATGCCGGTGTGAAGCGGGGTGTCCACGCTCTGGCGCTCCAGAATGCCGGGGGCCTGTTTCTCGATGGGGTTGTAGCCCTCTGCCTCGATGGGGCCCTTGCCGTCGATGGGCTCGCCCAGCGGGTCGATGACACGGCCCAGGAACTTTTCGCCCACCGGGATGCCCGCGCGCTTGCCGCTGCGGGTGACCAGGGTGCCGACGCCGACCGAC
Proteins encoded in this window:
- the atpA gene encoding F0F1 ATP synthase subunit alpha, giving the protein MATEFSRAFFEENRIVKADLRAAHQLREEDIARIKNEVKKLYDATEVILNVAVDESLLSGYVLQVGDRMFDNSGRHQLDQMMAGKPSLATLKTRVEDYKPAQTSEEGGVVIASADGIVQVEGMDRAVYGEIVTFENGAKGMVESVEPGRLGIMLFDGAESVGVGTLVTRSGKRAGIPVGEKFLGRVIDPLGEPIDGKGPIEAEGYNPIEKQAPGILERQSVDTPLHTGILAIDSMFPIGRGQRELIIGDRQTGKTSIATDAILNQKDTGVLCIYVAIGQKASSIARVAEDLKKHGAMSYTTIVAATASDSAPLQYIAPYAGTALAEYFMDKGKSVLIVYDDLSKHAVAYRAISLLLRRSPGREAYPGDVFYLHSRLLERSCRMRDDLGGGSITALPIVETQAGDVSAYIPTNVISITDGQIFLESALFNAGNRPAVNVGLSVSRVGGAAQTKAMKKANSNLRIELAQYKDMESFAQFSSDLDAETRRQLEHGKALTEMLKQPLYQPKSDAEQVVILTLASHGMLDTLPLAEQRAKVNAFVRSFHADVSGAMDAIASTGKITPEQVDAILTAWKTYAGGESHAVQ